In Salvelinus sp. IW2-2015 unplaced genomic scaffold, ASM291031v2 Un_scaffold588, whole genome shotgun sequence, a single window of DNA contains:
- the LOC112068594 gene encoding survival motor neuron protein isoform X2: MAECPASIVLRSEGVESDEKESDEKLADNPQKLSESCVPSKGPJDPKANLKWEIGSHCKAVWSQDGRVYPATLVWLEGERCKVKFDNYGNEEEMDXSAMLPEAADQPRKEKRSDEKESDEKLADNPQKLMESKLSETDVPNKGPVDPKANSKVWMLGSRCRAVYSEDGLVYPAVLVWMRGERCRVKFEGYGNEEELELSTLLSPDDLGRHCGRATAKAVEGFRSISNNSADWKKDREWRTPQQEGREEPSSPRPPEFPPGKGYNLGNEQGDKKKPSSRKEEPNGRSQEPNDHPFPFFPPVPPPNGSLDFLSFLPPPPPPPCVWPPRAGLVDAGDGLDSSVTDLSSMLLSWYLCGYHTGCYMAMQQTAASRKRAHKEKRAEE, encoded by the exons ATGGCTGAATGTCCAGCAAGTATTGTATTGCGAAGTGAAGGAGTCGAG AGCGATGAAAAGGAGAGCGATGAGAAGCTTGCAGACAATCCACAGAAACTCTCTGAATCTTGTGTGCCAAGTAAGGGACCGMTTGACCCAAAGGCAAACTTAAAG TGGGAGATAGGGTCCCACTGCAAGGCTGTGTGGTCACAGGATGGGCGGGTTTATCCTGCCACCCTGGTCTGGTTGGAGGGGGAGCGCTGCAAGGTGAAGTTTGACAACTATGGAAACGAGGAAGAGATGGACKTGAGCGCCATGCTACCTGAAGCTGCTGACCAGCCCCGGAAGGAGAAACGG AGCGATGAAAAGGAGAGCGATGAGAAGCTTGCAGACAATCCACAGAAACTGATGGAATCGAAACTCTCAGAAACTGATGTGCCAAATAAGGGACCGGTTGACCCAAAGGCAAACTCAAAA GTGTGGATGCTGGGTTCCCGGTGCCGTGCTGTGTACTCAGAGGATGGCCTGGTCTACCCAGCGGTGCTGGTGTGGATGAGAGGCGAACGCTGCCGGGTGAAGTTTGAAGGCTACGGGAACGAGGAGGAGCTGGAGCTGAGCACCCTGCTATCGCCAGATGACCTGGGYCGACACTGTGGAAGAGCTACTGCCAAG GCTGTGGAAGGGTTCAGGTCCATTAGTAACAACAGCGCAGACTGGAAGAAGGATAGAGAGTGGAGGACACCTCAACAAGAGGGACGAGAAGAGCCTTCCTCACCTCGGCCACCTGAGTTTCCTCCA GGAAAAGGCTATAACCTTGGCAATGAGCAGGGGGATAAGAAGAAGCCAAGTAGTCGGAAAGAGGAACCAAATGGCCGGAGTCAGGAACCAAATGATCACCCGTTTCCTTTTTTTCCTCCAGTGCCGCCMCCCAATGGGTCTttg GACTTCCTGTCattcctgcctcctcctccacctccaccgtgTGTATGGCCCCCCCGAGCAGGGCTGGTGGATGCTGGCGATGGGCTAGACTCGTCCGTTACAGACTTATCCAGCATGCTGCTGTCCTGGTACCTGTGTGGCTACCACACTGGCTGCTACATG GCAATGCAGCAGACAGCGGCAAGTCGCAAGAGGGCTCATAAAGAGAAACGAGCAGAGGAATAA
- the LOC112068594 gene encoding survival motor neuron protein isoform X1 yields MAECPASIVLRSEGVESSNIEKESVTKLLPNLQKLFESELSKSCVPSLETVDPRANSKSDEKESDEKLADNPQKLSESCVPSKGPJDPKANLKWEIGSHCKAVWSQDGRVYPATLVWLEGERCKVKFDNYGNEEEMDXSAMLPEAADQPRKEKRSDEKESDEKLADNPQKLMESKLSETDVPNKGPVDPKANSKVWMLGSRCRAVYSEDGLVYPAVLVWMRGERCRVKFEGYGNEEELELSTLLSPDDLGRHCGRATAKAVEGFRSISNNSADWKKDREWRTPQQEGREEPSSPRPPEFPPGKGYNLGNEQGDKKKPSSRKEEPNGRSQEPNDHPFPFFPPVPPPNGSLDFLSFLPPPPPPPCVWPPRAGLVDAGDGLDSSVTDLSSMLLSWYLCGYHTGCYMAMQQTAASRKRAHKEKRAEE; encoded by the exons ATGGCTGAATGTCCAGCAAGTATTGTATTGCGAAGTGAAGGAGTCGAG AGCTCAAACATCGAAAAAGAGAGTGTCACAAAGCTTCTCCCCAATCTACAGAAACTGTTTGAGTCAGAACTGTCCAAATCTTGTGTGCCAAGTCTGGAAACAGTTGACCCAAGGGCAAACTCAAAG AGCGATGAAAAGGAGAGCGATGAGAAGCTTGCAGACAATCCACAGAAACTCTCTGAATCTTGTGTGCCAAGTAAGGGACCGMTTGACCCAAAGGCAAACTTAAAG TGGGAGATAGGGTCCCACTGCAAGGCTGTGTGGTCACAGGATGGGCGGGTTTATCCTGCCACCCTGGTCTGGTTGGAGGGGGAGCGCTGCAAGGTGAAGTTTGACAACTATGGAAACGAGGAAGAGATGGACKTGAGCGCCATGCTACCTGAAGCTGCTGACCAGCCCCGGAAGGAGAAACGG AGCGATGAAAAGGAGAGCGATGAGAAGCTTGCAGACAATCCACAGAAACTGATGGAATCGAAACTCTCAGAAACTGATGTGCCAAATAAGGGACCGGTTGACCCAAAGGCAAACTCAAAA GTGTGGATGCTGGGTTCCCGGTGCCGTGCTGTGTACTCAGAGGATGGCCTGGTCTACCCAGCGGTGCTGGTGTGGATGAGAGGCGAACGCTGCCGGGTGAAGTTTGAAGGCTACGGGAACGAGGAGGAGCTGGAGCTGAGCACCCTGCTATCGCCAGATGACCTGGGYCGACACTGTGGAAGAGCTACTGCCAAG GCTGTGGAAGGGTTCAGGTCCATTAGTAACAACAGCGCAGACTGGAAGAAGGATAGAGAGTGGAGGACACCTCAACAAGAGGGACGAGAAGAGCCTTCCTCACCTCGGCCACCTGAGTTTCCTCCA GGAAAAGGCTATAACCTTGGCAATGAGCAGGGGGATAAGAAGAAGCCAAGTAGTCGGAAAGAGGAACCAAATGGCCGGAGTCAGGAACCAAATGATCACCCGTTTCCTTTTTTTCCTCCAGTGCCGCCMCCCAATGGGTCTttg GACTTCCTGTCattcctgcctcctcctccacctccaccgtgTGTATGGCCCCCCCGAGCAGGGCTGGTGGATGCTGGCGATGGGCTAGACTCGTCCGTTACAGACTTATCCAGCATGCTGCTGTCCTGGTACCTGTGTGGCTACCACACTGGCTGCTACATG GCAATGCAGCAGACAGCGGCAAGTCGCAAGAGGGCTCATAAAGAGAAACGAGCAGAGGAATAA